GTATGCTGGTGTTCTAAATACAACGGGAAGTTAGTTTCTGTAGTACTGTGGTCCGTTCACCAACACGGACAGCAATTGCAGCAGCTGTGGCTGTGACACACAGCTCATGGAGGCTATTAAGGTACTTAAGCTACTTCTTTTCAGAGTCATAACTCAGTCAAATATCAACACTTTCAAAGAATGACATTATCATATCGTATAAATGTATTGTATATGAATCAGCATTGGAAAAAAAGATTCCTAAAACTCTACAAACCTGAGAATCATgacatttttaagttttcttcagtatcaacgTATTTCAATGACAGTTGTGTTGTGTACATCCATGGGCACATTGCACAAATGAACTGCTAATTTTGCCTTTTATTTGCCCCTGTGTTGAAAACCTGTGAACATTTGAAACAAACGACTTGCCCCCAGTGTCAGCCCCGGCTTTATTGGAGTAGGAAAACACAGAATTACTCAGACATTCATCTGTCTTTGCACCCAACTGGAGAGTCGCTTGTGTAGGAAGCAGTAATAACAATAAACTaatcttttattataaaagGTACTTTTGAAGGATAATGTGTTTTGATTATCATTTAAAATAGATTCACCTCAGCCATTTGAGATTTTTAAAAGGATattttgaatttcttttttaaacaattaCTAAAGAAGTCTTTGTGTGTCCTCATCCTAACAAAACTAAATTAGTGAGGGATAAAGGAGAACGATTATTAGCCCTCATACTGGGAAGGATAAAGATGGTTTTAAATAACCCTGTGTGGCGGGGATGTCATGCCTCAGGCCCTCAGTGTGCACATTGAATAGTCCAAATCTGAATAGGAACTGCTCAAAAGTTGTATCTTAATCCGCCAGATCACTTTATATCCGCTGCATCAGGCCTCATTTCAACAACCTGCCTaacaatgtgtgtttgtgtgtgtttcccagcTAGGGCTGTGCATCAGCAGGGCGTCTGCGTCTGTGCTGAACCTGAACTGCAGCTTGGTGCTGTTGCCCATGTGTCGCTCCTTGCTCACCTTTGTCCGAGGAACACACACGGTAAGAAAGAGACTGAAGTGGGAGGAAGGAAAGATAGAGGGATGGGGAAGAAAGGGATTATTGAGTTGGAAAAATACATTACTTATGTCACTTTGAATGATATAAAGTTGTTgatttttatgtaaaaatgcaagaaaacaGTTATAATTTTGGTGCATTATTGGTGAAGATATATTGTAAATGTAGGGAGGGGAAGAGCATAAGTTGAAAATTAGTCATGTGCGTTATATTGAATCCTGTGTTGTAATGCATACGCTCATGCAGGTATCGAGCAGAGAGACTCGCAGACTGCTGGACAAGAGCAAGACCTTTCATGTGGCATGTGGAGTTTCCATCTGCATCTTCTCTGGTAAAAACTGTCACTAATCACCACAGCTCACATGTCTTCATGtatcactgtatgtgtgtgtgtgtgtgtgtgtgtgtgtgaagtgtggATAAATGGACCTGGGCTGGCTCAGCATTCCTGGCGTACCAGCTGTGATGTCCCTCCAGCTGgtcatgtgtgtttttgctgtctagttgtgtgtgtgtgtgtgtatgtgttgctgTTCTTGTGAGTCTCCTCTCATGACATCATGGGAGCCCCtagcagctgtgtgtctgctgggTCTCTGGTTTACAGGCTTCTTCCTCTTACTCATTCATATCTTTTTTGGGAAGCCTGGCTTCATATCTGTACAGTAACACGAGACTCTCTTTGTCTCACGAAAAAGACGACCTAAGTCAGCACTAGCCACTTATATACACACAACCACATGCTGTGTGCTTTTCCTCACAGTGATCCAGTCATTGTATAGAAGTCCTGTTGTTGTCCACACATACCAAGCAGATTTCCGTAGCCTCTAAAAGCTTTAAATTTCACATTGGACCTGTGAATTAAAATGTTCAACAACTTAAAGCAGATAGCATGTAGAGGAAAACAGGATTGATTTGAAAGGGATTCTTCAGCGATTTAGTATGTACTTCCATACAACTGCGGAAGTGTGGGGGGCGGGGGTTGATTTATAGAGACAGATTAAAAAGGCGTGGTCAAAATCGAAGCAGCAGAAGCCAAGATATGATGGCTTTAGTTTCTAGTCTGGGTCAAACTCCAGAAACACTacatcctacacttcccataatgctaCTCGATCGAGTGTATTGCATGGTAAATGCCCATCATGTCTTTATAAACCAGTTtccaagtgaaccaaaacacaggctgcctgtgtggtcatttgttgagatggactcttataaacgacaggttaacatgagtggaagaggactgacctggaggagaagggatttttgtgtacagtagatcagtgccgagtcaaagtgaaaaaaacgtagacagcaatatttcaaagtccgcgattccctgcatagaagtggctgCTCTTGAGACGAAGAAGATAAATTCGCTCCTTTGTACACGCCCCACaacaaattcattttttaatttgatcCGCTTTAACTTGTGCGTTGTGAAACCGAACgagactaaatagaaaataaaccaaagtatcaatttcactctgatacGGATTAGCCaagcttgtgaaagcgcccttagtttagtgtgtcagcatgctaacgttTGAAATTGTGACGTGCTGATGCAGTGAGATGAACATTTTGTGCCAATCCACCCAAAGtaattaggattcatcctctgtgccaaatttcatggcaaaccgtagttgttgagatatttcagtctggaccaaagtggtggaccgacttTTCATTCACAAAGCCGATAGAACGACCCGGCATCTGTTCTTCACTATTGTCATCTGTAAGCTTAAGTCCTATTTCTTCATTgccattcacacacatgcacacatctcCTCCCTTCAGGCAAAGCTCTCATGTTCTAATAGCGGAGTTCCACAGTTCTGAGACAATAAATGACAATGAAGACAGAGAGACCGCAGCAGGGATGGGGGAGAGATACAGActgagagaagaaagaaagagagaaagagagggagggagagaggagggtgggAAGCAGTGGGAGTGAGAAAGGATGTGAGTTAGAAAAAAGGACCCTTGTGTCTCATGATTACGCCCTCTAATTCCATCAGCTGTCGAACGGCTGCGTGGTTAGCCTATGATGtcagggaggtgtgtgtgtgtgtgtgtgtgtgtgtgtgtgtgtgtgtgtgtgcatgcgacAGTGAGTCAGGACAATGTTTTGCTGAATTTCTGCTGAATAGACAAAGAAATGTTTGTACGAGTGTCCTCGAACAGTTCATTTTGACCTTCATAAttacgtgtgtgtatgtgtttgtttgaagcAGAGGAGCTGTCCTGTATGTCTGCTGGTGGCTGGACATAAAAATGCGTGTTTTAAATCAGCATTGTGTTTccctttctcttcttctgtaGTCGTACACGTGTCTGCCCATCTGGTGAATGTCGTCAACTTCAGTGTGAGCTACTCGGACGACTTTCCTGCTCTCAATTTGGCTCGCTACAGAGGAGAggtgagacacaaacacatttgcaCTTTATACTTGTGAGGATCCTCATTGACTTGATGCATGGAATATTTTCTCCGGTTTACCTTGCcctcagacagctatacagtctacgtttctgacggggaactgaagccgttatctatgctcttgccaaagcaaccagactccgttgaaaaaaactgaactgtTACCTTGTTGCCGATTGTGGCAGCGATAGACCAGCAACCctccgtgttctgcgaggtaaaattccAGGTCTGGTGGTTTTGGTGAGAGcgtagatggatacaacagcttcagttccccattggaaagggctgtctgacagtaaggtaaagcagtgaaaatattctaaatatagcgcacACTTTAActtatattgattttatttaggTAGGCATTTCCTTTAGGTAGCTTAAATACGTTTTTCTaccagccccgtccacagcagtacattgctttgctcccgtgtcggtactcctgtctgtttctccaaactgggggagtgccgactgccatctactgtagataatacactgactatggataagtacctcatacaactccacttcaaaacacctgaactgaaATGCCGAGGTATGCTTGAAACAAACTACGTTATGCTTGAAACACGTCGTCCAAACACACTCTCCTCAAGGGCATCCGTGGTGTTTCACTCAGTTTCACATAAGAAAAGTGACGAAAGTAGTTGTTTGGTAGAATGAAaaatagatagagcccgagAAGGAAGCATCAATCCTGCAACTCACCtcggcacatttttttttttgtgtttccttCCCAGGATCCTAAGCTGATCATTTTGACCACAAGTAAGAAGAACTACTCTTTCTTATACAGTTTTGTGTAAAGaccagatgtgtgtgtatgcatgtgtatgCTGGTATGTCTTTACTTGTAGCAATGAAGGTGGTAAATGTGTTGCAGATTAGAGTGGCTTTATGCCAAGACGAGAAGAGGTCATGCTGTGTTTAgtcctctttttctcttctctgtaTATTTGCTGCTTTAGTGGGTAAAATAAGTCATGTAGAAAAAAACGGGATTGCTGGCTAACTGTTAAACTGTTTactttttaaattgaattatgTGGGAATATCATAGTGAGCAGACATCTTCACTTACATGTGTCTCACATGTATGTGGTGTGGGATGTTACATGTATCCTGACTTTGTGTCTACGCTCTCTAATTGGCTTCTTCTCTTCAGTCCCAGGAATCACAGGCGTCCTCTTGGCTCTCATCCTCTTCCTGATGTTCACATCCTCCTCCTACTGCGTACGGTAGGTCAGCCAAACCACATTTTGGAAAAGTTTCCTAAAGCCTAAAGGTCACTCTTTAAGTGCGTAAAGTCACCTCAATGATGTCCGTAGGTTGTGCACATTTTGGTTTGTACAGAAACAGGGTATActttaagaaaacaaacatgaaagaAGTTGCAGTAAAAGAGGACGAATACAGGGTTTGATGATGTTCATTGTTTGGCGTGTTTATGGGGGGGGTCGTTGTGTGTAATGACCCCTTTAATATTGACCTCTGATGTCCTGCTTACTCAGGCTCTCTGAGCTGGAAGTCTGTGCGTCTGGTCCTGAACAAACTCTGACCTCGCTTTCTTCTTTTGTTGTCTCTGCTCTTTTTGTGTCTCTCGGTCTCTTGTTTCCTTATATCACGTTACAATGTCATTATTCCTCATTTACATCTATTTTGGGTGGTTATCTCTCTTTTAAAATATCATCTGTGTTTTAAAAGTAAGAGTTTCTTTGAAAATAATCCTATATGTTATTTTTTCAGGTTGTCCAAATATGAGATCTTCTGGTACACACACAACCTGTTCATCATTTTCTACATCATCCTCATGGTGCACATGGTCGGGTAGGTTTGGGGGCTAAGCACTAAATCCAGTGTGTGCTTGTACGTGAATTTATCTCTGCATGATCCGGTCAGTTTTTCTGCACTGTTGGTACAGATTGTCTCCCTCTCAACCACTTCGTCCAGAACAAGACAAGATAAGATATGAAAGTCactgagtgggcaaatatgcttgctttatacaaatgactaatattgtccagaaaccctcacaggtactgcatttagcattcaacaggcaacaacagctgtcagtgtgctgacttgactgtgacttgacTTGTCTccttgtaaaggggagactcgtgtgtaCCTATAGAACCatgttcattcacatgtcttgaggtcagaaggtcaaaggacccctttgaaaatggccatgccagtttttcctcgccaaatttagtgcaagtttggagcgttatttagcctccttcccgactagctagtatgacatggatggcACCAATGGATCAAAATGCTCCCATTGGATAATGTGAACATTCATATGTagtttattgtctttttcaatAACCATACCTCAGAAATCCTAAATATCACTAAGATAACCAAACTAACATCACCTTGATACTTGTCTTTTCCGTTAGAGGAGCTCTGAAGTATCAGACCAACATCGAGGCCCACCCTCCTGGCTGCCTCGGGGCCAATCAGagcagcacagagcagcagggcgcggagctggagcagggtgaggatgaagagaggagaTGCGGAGAGGAGGCTCACTTCCAGCCACACTACCCCCaggtctgtgagtgtgtgtgggcggtgcacatctattatgtgtatcttgtcatttaaatgtattttagtgCGTGTTGAAGGAAGTGTACAAACCTGTAATAAGTGTGTGTCTGCGTTGTAAGTGTTGTACATGTGTGTTGAGTATTTGGGAGGTGTTGGAGGTTAGTCAGTCCTGGTTTATTAGAGGTGCAGTGCTGTAAGGGAGGGGCAGGCATCCTCTTTCTACATCAAGGCCTGTGTGTTTCTTCTCGCGTGTGTGATTATGTGTTTGCACGTGGTCGTTAAGCAACGTGCTGGTTCCATAAAATCCCCCTTAAACCCGATTGTGCGCTGCAGGGTTTACTGGAGTTGTGAGCAATTAGTCCCCTACAGGTAACTGCCAACAGAAACAAACCGAAACACCACACACTGAGATAGAAAGATGAAGAGATTTGGCATGTGTTCTCATGAATATACTCTCTTTTTGATTCAGTGCCACCTTGTGTTTTGGTAAAACAAATTGGGAGAATTGAATGACGGCAACTGATACAACATAAGATTCCCAACGCTTGCTGTATCAGAGCTAACGCTGCACTCTTCATATCACATATACTGTAATTATGAGCTAGTGGGAGGCTGATGTTTTAATCAGTAATGTCGAGGAGGAATCTTTGACAAGTACAATGTGTTCACTTGGCAAAAATAACTCTTGGAATGGGCATAAATTGGTGGCAAAATTACTCCAAAGTCACTATCGCGGGCAATTACATCTATTTAAAATCCAAATTTAACACTAATGCAGTTGATTTAACTAATTAAGACCGACTGCTAATACACTGTCTATTCGTATCTGTTTTCAAATatgtaacacagtaaaaaatagCTCATTTCTGCTCAGTTGTAATTTATCTGGCGTGATTATAAGGGAAGCAACAGGGGTACCCATCTAGGATACGTGCACGATTCCAGATGGCACCAAAGTGGCCTAAAAACTAGCTAAAACATGTTGACAGAAGCTGATGTACTGAAACATTTTGATAATGAACTTCATCATTATGAACTTTGAGCTGCTCAGTACAAGAACAGCAAGACTCCATCTTCACCTCAGAGGATATGATTCATGAAGGCTGTGAGCAGAAATGTACACTTATACATGTTAACATCTCTGCAGGTCTGTGTAAAGAAAGGCGTTATGGGTAACCAACAACATCTTGTGCGGTGCAGCGTGTCAGACAAACTGAGTAGTTGGTCCAACTTCAAGACAGACTTTATAACGTTAATGTTAAACCCAAAATCTGTAGAAGTATGGAAGAAAAATGCCACACGAACGCTCACACACTGTTTGTGTAGATACCGAGAAGCACGTTGCAACCTTAAAGGAAAACTATGGTTTGTTAAAACTTGGGGTTTATTTTTGTAGCTATGaccgttgttttttttggtcgtGTTACTAGAACTATGTACTCAGTCACCAAAGTAATAGAGtagtgcaggaatgagtcctaaaaccctgaATTGAGTTAGCATtgtagcacttccggttccttgTCTCGAAGTCAGtgggttttagttagatgcctgaaataaggtctgtttaaatgtttgaaagTCTGTGTTTCTCTTTGTGTATATGTAGACATGGCTCTGGGTGTCCGGTCCTCTCTGTCTTTACTGCGCCGAGCGCCTCTACCGTTACATCCGGAGTAGCGACCCTGTTACCATAGTGACAGTCATCAGGCACCCCTGCGATGTCATCGAGTTGCGCATGCTGAAGAAGAACTTCAGAGCTCGTCCTGGACAGGTGAGAAGACATGATATTTAATCTCCAAACATTCTCTTACATCTCAGTTGTATTTTGTTACTTTGCTATTTATTTAGTCTAATGATGTTTTTGAGGAGAATATAAATTCATCTGATTCTTTCTTCTGTGCTTCCAactttgtttctctccacatgCTTCCTCTCtaatcctctctttctcccccccactctctgtccctctctctctctctctctctctctctctctctccatctcttcactCTCTTTCTCAGTATATTGCTCTTAACTGTCCAGGTGTCTCTTCATTCGAGAACCATCCCTTCACGCTCACAACGGTAAGACTTTCTGCAACACATTCCTCACTCATGACACAATGCAAACACACGCGtctatgtatacacacacacacacacacacacacacacacacacacacacacttgtgtttttacagtttctTAAACTTTCTTTCCCCCCTGGCAAAGAACATGCAGTTCTTTGTCTCTCTCAACATCccgccctcctcctctgctgctggctGGCACTTTGAGTGACAGCCGGGCCGTCCAGTaatattctgtttcacagtATTTGTTGATGCTTTCAGATTTAGTCCAGATTGTAGGAGACAAATGCAGAAGACAGACAAACAACTTTCTGTTTAGTCAGCATACAggaatggacacacacacactcacaaatagagacacacacacacacacacacacacacacacacacacgcacacacacacacacacacacacacacacacacacacacacacacacacacacacacacacacacacacacacacacacacacacacatcagtatGTGCATGCCCATGCCTGGAGTGTTATGGAGCTTTGAGGAGGAGGGCAGGGAATCACACTGACAGAAAGCAGACAGACCCCTGAGGCTAGTAACGCTGTCTGCCAACAGGAAGgctgtgtgtccgtgtgtgtgtgtgtgtgtgtgtgtgtgtgtgtgtgtgcattgttaAATTTAATGAAAAGAGTTCTATGCTATGTACTGTTGCACTGggtagtgtgtgtgcatgtctgtgtctttgtgttaGTTGCACGTGTATATGAGTGTTTTCTTGTACTTTCCAacaactgtgtgtgttgtgtatgggtgtgtgtgtgtgtgttttgttgtgacTCACTGTCTGCTCTCAAACTCCACGCAGTGTCCCACAGAGAAGAAGGAAACTTTTGGCATCCATCTTCGAGTCGTGGGAGACTGGACTGgtgggtacacacacacacacacacacacacacacacacacacacacacacacacacacacacacacacgcacacacacacacacacgaatgaCTAAGCTTACAtgtgcagaaacacacagataaaAGGACAGACAAatagacacacgcacacattttCTGTTCCCTATCAGAGTTGACAGAATGGAAGCCGCTTTGTTTTGTCCCGTCTCTCTGGGGAGGAGGCATTTccgaaaaactaaattttttttgtgtgtcagtGTCCCTCTCTCACTTTTTGTGCATGCACGGTTCCTACAGTTTTATTGTCTGGCTGGAAAACTGTATTTGCCATGAGTGCACACTCACACAATACACAGTTAATTAACATTGAGAGAGCTTGTAGGATTTCAGCTAAGCAGCTGCAAATCAGTAGAtctcttttgattgtttttttactttcaacACTTGCTGTGTTAAAGGCACAAGCACTTTGCACgcaaatacagtatgtcaggGTAAAGGAAAAGTCAATGCCAAAAACACTATCCTCTATCTTGCACTTTTTAATTTGACTGCATCAGTTGCATTGACTCAAAAGGGACTCACTTCTAGAGGAAGCCGTGGCCTTTGGGAGCGTGCGACATATGCAACAACATGTACACTCATTTCCACTTGCTACTGTAcatatccccacacacacacacacagacacacacacacacacacacacacacacacacacacacacacacacacacacacacacacactctctctctcagaacacaggaagGGAAgtgggtttgtttgtgttggcCCCTTAATCGGCCATGACCACATGATGTAAGGAAAAATTGGAAAGCATTGAGTTTGAATGTATAAAACAGATCTAAATGTGGCAACATTTGTACAGTCATGTTAGCATGACAATCTTTATGACACTGTCCATTCTTACACAGTTAGATCAGTGGATGAAATAATGGGAAATGCaaatcctctctcctctcctctcctctcctctcctctcctctcctctcctctcctctcctctcctctcctctcctctcctctcctctcctctcctctcctctcctatcctctcctctcctctcctctcctctcct
The Sebastes fasciatus isolate fSebFas1 chromosome 7, fSebFas1.pri, whole genome shotgun sequence genome window above contains:
- the nox4 gene encoding NADPH oxidase 4; this encodes MVVSVRNWVANEGGKHLVLMLWLGANTWLFLKTFLLYSTGQQYHYLYKMLGLGLCISRASASVLNLNCSLVLLPMCRSLLTFVRGTHTVSSRETRRLLDKSKTFHVACGVSICIFSVVHVSAHLVNVVNFSVSYSDDFPALNLARYRGEDPKLIILTTIPGITGVLLALILFLMFTSSSYCVRLSKYEIFWYTHNLFIIFYIILMVHMVGGALKYQTNIEAHPPGCLGANQSSTEQQGAELEQGEDEERRCGEEAHFQPHYPQTWLWVSGPLCLYCAERLYRYIRSSDPVTIVTVIRHPCDVIELRMLKKNFRARPGQYIALNCPGVSSFENHPFTLTTCPTEKKETFGIHLRVVGDWTERFTQLLLPEPRTDLEILPTVQQRRYPKLYVDGPFGSPSEEVFNYDVSVCVAGGIGVTPFACVLHALLDGWTGCRLQRLYFVWVCRELHSFYWFAELLCALHHKLWQENRPDYFNLKLYVSQTDSLQSMSEEKYRPLTSRLLVGRPKWKLLFDEIGKTNKHKRVGVFCCGPKGISRTLHRLCNSSRSSGTTFEFNKESFS